The following are encoded in a window of Emcibacter sp. SYSU 3D8 genomic DNA:
- a CDS encoding cupin domain-containing protein, translating into MAMQDIRPINGNLQDTLVEASKTPWIEQTPLSSIKVLYTGAETGSWAVLFNWKKGYVAPPHKHLGASHTFILKGQLKVRDGVLNAGDYVYEPNGVLHGATEAMEDTEYLFICNGPILFYDDEHFTSYKSWEEVEMIRRAGAAAPAKAAE; encoded by the coding sequence ATTCGGCCGATCAACGGCAATCTTCAGGACACCCTGGTGGAGGCCTCCAAGACCCCCTGGATCGAGCAGACGCCGCTGTCGTCGATCAAGGTGCTGTACACCGGCGCCGAGACCGGCAGCTGGGCGGTGCTGTTCAACTGGAAGAAAGGCTACGTGGCGCCGCCGCACAAGCATCTGGGCGCCTCGCACACCTTCATCCTGAAGGGCCAGCTCAAGGTGCGCGACGGCGTGCTCAATGCCGGCGACTATGTCTACGAGCCCAACGGCGTGCTGCACGGCGCCACCGAGGCGATGGAAGATACGGAATATCTGTTCATCTGCAACGGACCGATCCTGTTCTATGACGACGAACACTTCACCAGCTACAAGAGCTGGGAAGAGGTGGAGATGATCCGCCGCGCGGGCGCCGCGGCGCCGGCCAAGGCGGCGGAATAA
- the gloA gene encoding lactoylglutathione lyase codes for MQPTAGFRLNHTMLRVRDPEASLGFYRDILGMTVIDRFDFEAGRFSLYFLGYPEEPVPEDADARVEWLFEQRGLLELTHNWGTETDAAFAYHNGNTEPRGFGHIALTVPDVDGACARLDQLGVTFVKRPQDGSMKGLAFIQDPDGYWIEIVSGPNLRGLMAGVRAAAKQDAGAA; via the coding sequence ATGCAGCCTACGGCCGGTTTCCGCCTGAACCACACCATGCTGCGCGTGCGCGATCCCGAGGCTTCGCTGGGCTTCTACCGCGATATCCTGGGCATGACCGTCATCGACCGCTTCGACTTCGAGGCGGGCCGCTTCTCGCTCTATTTCCTGGGCTATCCGGAAGAACCGGTGCCGGAGGATGCGGACGCACGCGTGGAATGGCTGTTCGAGCAGCGCGGGCTGCTGGAGTTGACCCACAATTGGGGCACCGAGACCGATGCCGCGTTCGCTTATCACAACGGCAATACCGAGCCGCGCGGTTTCGGCCACATCGCCCTGACCGTGCCCGACGTCGACGGCGCCTGCGCCCGCCTCGACCAGCTGGGCGTGACCTTCGTGAAGCGGCCGCAGGACGGGTCGATGAAAGGCCTTGCCTTCATCCAGGACCCGGACGGCTACTGGATCGAGATCGTCTCGGGGCCGAATCTGCGCGGCCTGATGGCCGGCGTGCGGGCGGCGGCAAAACAGGACGCCGGCGCGGCCTGA
- a CDS encoding glutathione S-transferase family protein has translation MTITITAFAASPDRGRGLARDMRVRWALEEVGQPYEVRLVSFQEMQQPAHLALNPFGQIPTYEEDGLVLFESGAIVLHIAQRHAGLLPIDANARARAIMWMFAALGTVEPPIVDLEQSEYIEGDRAWFAERRPMIEARIRKRLDELAERLGDADWLDGGFSAADLLMVLVLRRLEGSGILQDYPTLSAYIARGEARPAYKRAFADQLAVFTASQQAG, from the coding sequence ATGACGATCACCATCACCGCCTTCGCAGCATCGCCCGATCGCGGCAGGGGGCTGGCGCGCGACATGCGGGTTCGCTGGGCGCTGGAGGAGGTTGGCCAGCCCTACGAGGTCCGGCTCGTGTCGTTCCAAGAAATGCAGCAGCCCGCGCATCTGGCCCTGAATCCGTTCGGGCAGATCCCGACCTATGAGGAAGACGGGCTCGTGCTGTTCGAGTCCGGAGCGATCGTTCTTCATATCGCGCAGCGCCATGCGGGTCTGCTGCCGATCGACGCGAATGCACGGGCGCGGGCGATCATGTGGATGTTCGCCGCGCTGGGCACGGTCGAGCCGCCCATCGTCGATCTCGAACAGTCCGAATATATCGAGGGCGACCGGGCCTGGTTCGCCGAACGGCGGCCCATGATCGAGGCGCGAATCCGCAAGCGGCTGGACGAACTCGCCGAACGGCTCGGCGATGCCGACTGGCTCGATGGCGGGTTCAGCGCCGCCGACCTGCTGATGGTGCTGGTGCTGCGCCGGCTGGAGGGATCGGGCATTTTGCAGGACTACCCGACCCTGTCAGCCTACATCGCCCGCGGCGAGGCGCGGCCAGCCTATAAGCGCGCCTTCGCCGACCAACTGGCGGTATTCACCGCCAGCCAGCAGGCCGGCTGA
- a CDS encoding dienelactone hydrolase family protein — translation MSNEQVTIRTRDGECPCHVMTPAVDGLWPGVIFYMDAGGIRPAELDMAQRLANHGYIVLLPDLFYRYGPYGPFVPREVFAGDVGAILGPLIATTGNDKAAEDTEALLAFLDTRDDVTDRKVGAVGFCMGGGMALAAAGTYPDRFGAVASFHGGNLATDAPTSPHLAARKLEAEVYIAAADNDGSYPPEMAERLEKTLAQSNVRFSTETYPAAHGWMKPDFPVYDHVAAERGWAAMLALFARNLRRGE, via the coding sequence ATGTCGAACGAGCAAGTCACCATCCGGACGCGCGATGGCGAGTGCCCTTGCCATGTCATGACCCCGGCGGTGGACGGGCTTTGGCCCGGGGTGATCTTCTACATGGACGCGGGCGGGATACGGCCGGCAGAGCTCGACATGGCGCAGCGGCTTGCGAATCACGGCTACATCGTGCTGCTGCCGGACCTGTTCTACCGCTACGGTCCCTACGGCCCGTTCGTGCCCAGGGAGGTCTTCGCGGGCGATGTGGGCGCAATCCTGGGCCCGTTGATCGCCACGACCGGCAATGACAAGGCAGCCGAAGACACGGAAGCCTTGCTGGCCTTTCTCGACACGCGGGATGACGTAACGGACCGGAAAGTCGGCGCGGTCGGCTTCTGCATGGGCGGCGGCATGGCGCTTGCCGCTGCGGGAACCTACCCTGACCGCTTCGGCGCGGTCGCCAGCTTTCATGGCGGCAACCTGGCGACCGACGCGCCGACAAGCCCGCATCTGGCTGCGCGAAAGCTTGAGGCCGAGGTTTATATCGCCGCCGCCGATAATGATGGCAGTTATCCGCCCGAGATGGCCGAGCGGCTCGAGAAGACGCTGGCCCAGTCGAATGTGCGCTTCAGCACGGAAACCTACCCCGCGGCGCATGGCTGGATGAAGCCGGACTTCCCCGTGTACGATCATGTCGCCGCCGAGCGCGGCTGGGCCGCGATGCTCGCGCTCTTTGCGCGGAACTTGCGCCGCGGTGAGTAA
- a CDS encoding crotonase/enoyl-CoA hydratase family protein: MTTYKSLKTDVKENILTVTLNRPERLNAFNFDMQAEMVDVFRKVNDDDEVRSVIVTGEGRGFCAGADLGAGGSTFDTDKRPAIDKVGPGGLWRDGGGRVTLQIFECLKPVIAACNGPAVGVGVTMQLPMDIRLASTEAKYGFVFARRGLVMEACSSWFLPRLVGIEQAAKWCYSGRVFPAQEAKDGGLVSELLAPEDLIPRAREIGREIAENTSAVSVALMRQMMWRMMGASHPMEAHNIDSRGIATLGKMADAAEGVTSFLEKRPAEYKLKVSEDMPGWFPWWDEPRFG, encoded by the coding sequence ATGACCACCTACAAGTCGCTCAAGACCGATGTGAAGGAGAACATCCTGACCGTCACGCTGAACCGTCCCGAACGGCTCAACGCCTTCAATTTCGACATGCAGGCCGAGATGGTCGACGTGTTCAGGAAGGTCAATGACGACGACGAGGTGCGCTCGGTGATCGTCACCGGCGAAGGCCGCGGCTTCTGCGCCGGCGCCGATCTGGGCGCGGGCGGCAGCACTTTCGACACCGACAAGCGCCCGGCCATCGACAAGGTCGGCCCCGGCGGGCTGTGGCGCGACGGCGGCGGCCGCGTGACCCTGCAGATCTTCGAGTGCCTCAAGCCGGTGATCGCCGCCTGCAACGGCCCGGCGGTGGGCGTCGGCGTCACCATGCAGCTGCCCATGGATATCCGCCTTGCCTCGACCGAGGCCAAGTACGGCTTCGTGTTCGCCCGGCGCGGCCTGGTGATGGAGGCCTGCTCCAGCTGGTTCCTGCCGCGCCTCGTCGGCATCGAGCAGGCCGCCAAGTGGTGCTATTCGGGCCGCGTCTTCCCGGCCCAGGAAGCCAAGGACGGCGGCCTCGTCTCCGAGCTGCTGGCGCCCGAGGACCTGATCCCCCGCGCCCGCGAGATCGGCCGCGAGATCGCCGAAAACACCTCGGCCGTGTCCGTCGCGCTGATGCGCCAGATGATGTGGCGGATGATGGGCGCCTCGCACCCCATGGAAGCCCACAACATCGACAGCCGCGGCATCGCCACCCTGGGCAAGATGGCCGACGCCGCCGAAGGCGTCACCTCGTTCCTCGAAAAGCGCCCGGCCGAATACAAGCTGAAGGTGTCCGAGGACATGCCCGGCTGGTTCCCCTGGTGGGACGAACCCCGCTTCGGCTGA
- a CDS encoding SDR family oxidoreductase yields the protein MSSNEERKTLILTGASRGIGHATVKRFSSAGWRVITCSRMAFSEDCPWLGGRDNHVQIDLADPENRSRGIEQMRERLHGSPLNALVNNAGVSPKGPGGARLSSIDTPLDLWHRVYEVNLVSPLLLARGLMDELKAARGAVVNVTSIADSRVHPFAGTAYATSKAALAALTREMASDFGPHGIRVNAIAPGEIDTSILSPGTEKIVEQLPLRRLGTPEEVAKAIYFLCSEQSSYVTGAELHVNGGQHV from the coding sequence TTGTCGTCCAACGAAGAACGCAAGACGCTGATCCTCACCGGTGCAAGCCGGGGCATCGGCCACGCCACGGTCAAGCGCTTCTCCAGCGCCGGCTGGCGCGTGATCACCTGTTCGCGCATGGCATTCTCCGAGGACTGTCCCTGGCTCGGCGGCCGTGACAATCATGTGCAGATCGATCTCGCCGATCCCGAAAACCGGTCGCGGGGCATCGAGCAGATGCGCGAGCGGCTGCATGGCAGCCCGCTCAACGCGCTGGTCAACAATGCCGGCGTCTCGCCCAAGGGGCCGGGCGGCGCGCGGCTCAGTTCCATCGACACGCCGCTCGATCTCTGGCACCGGGTGTACGAGGTCAATCTGGTCTCTCCCCTTCTGCTGGCCCGCGGCCTGATGGACGAGTTGAAGGCGGCGCGCGGCGCGGTCGTCAATGTCACCTCCATCGCCGACAGCCGGGTGCATCCCTTCGCCGGCACCGCCTATGCCACGTCGAAGGCGGCGCTGGCGGCGCTGACCCGTGAGATGGCGTCCGACTTCGGGCCGCACGGCATCCGCGTCAACGCCATCGCGCCGGGCGAGATCGACACCTCGATCCTGTCGCCGGGCACCGAGAAAATCGTCGAGCAATTGCCGCTGCGCCGTCTCGGCACCCCTGAAGAAGTCGCCAAGGCGATCTATTTCCTGTGTTCGGAGCAATCGAGCTACGTCACCGGTGCCGAGTTGCACGTCAATGGCGGGCAGCACGTCTAG
- a CDS encoding arsenate reductase, whose protein sequence is MIDVYGIRNCDTVKKARDWLDGKGIEYRFHDFKLEGIDAKTAARWMKALGRDTVINRRGTTWRKLSPAQQAMDSDAAAVSLVMAQPSLVKRPVIDTGKTLTVGFGDEQRQALDAL, encoded by the coding sequence ATGATCGACGTCTACGGCATCAGGAACTGCGACACCGTCAAGAAGGCCCGCGACTGGCTGGACGGCAAGGGCATCGAATACCGCTTCCACGACTTCAAGCTGGAAGGCATCGATGCAAAGACCGCCGCGCGCTGGATGAAAGCGCTTGGCCGTGACACCGTCATCAACCGCCGGGGCACCACCTGGCGCAAGCTGTCGCCGGCCCAGCAGGCCATGGACAGCGACGCGGCGGCGGTGTCGCTGGTGATGGCCCAGCCGTCGCTGGTCAAGCGCCCGGTGATCGACACCGGCAAGACGCTCACCGTCGGCTTCGGCGACGAACAAAGGCAGGCCCTCGACGCTCTGTAG
- a CDS encoding cation diffusion facilitator family transporter, with amino-acid sequence MSAPNHSELDRAAIDIRRAAPLMKRAARASLTVAALLIGIKFAAGLYTGSVAILSSLVDSLLDMIASAVNLFAIAQAVTPADRQHRFGHGKAESIGSLVQAAVMAGSAAFVIFEAASRLLAPPQVRNPEAGIAVMVVSIGATLALVLYQQHVVRKTGSTAVLADSRHYISDLLTNLSVIAALIIAGYTGFAYADPLFAIGIALYLAWSAYSIVRVSFDVLMDKELPDIDRDTIKDMVRGHPGVISLHDLRTRSSGPNVFIQFHVEVDRTLSLLDAHEIVDDIEGELLERYPGAEVIIHADPQGVIERRDHFER; translated from the coding sequence ATGAGCGCGCCGAACCACAGCGAGCTGGACCGGGCCGCCATCGACATCAGGCGCGCGGCGCCGTTGATGAAGCGCGCGGCCCGGGCTTCGCTCACCGTCGCCGCGCTGCTCATCGGGATCAAGTTTGCCGCCGGGCTCTATACCGGCTCGGTGGCGATCCTGTCCTCACTGGTCGATTCACTGCTCGACATGATCGCCTCGGCCGTCAACCTGTTCGCCATCGCGCAGGCCGTGACGCCCGCCGATCGACAGCACCGGTTCGGCCACGGCAAGGCCGAATCCATCGGCAGCCTGGTGCAGGCGGCGGTCATGGCGGGATCGGCGGCCTTCGTGATCTTCGAGGCGGCGTCCCGGTTGCTGGCGCCGCCGCAGGTCCGCAACCCCGAGGCGGGCATCGCCGTGATGGTGGTCTCGATCGGGGCCACCCTGGCGCTGGTGCTGTACCAGCAGCATGTGGTCCGGAAGACCGGCTCGACCGCCGTCCTCGCGGATTCCCGGCACTATATCAGCGACCTTCTGACCAATCTCAGCGTCATCGCGGCGCTGATCATCGCCGGCTATACCGGGTTCGCCTACGCCGATCCGCTGTTCGCCATTGGCATTGCCCTTTACCTGGCCTGGAGCGCCTACAGCATCGTCCGGGTGTCGTTCGATGTGCTGATGGACAAGGAACTGCCCGACATCGACCGGGACACCATCAAGGATATGGTCCGCGGCCATCCCGGCGTCATCAGCCTCCACGACCTGCGCACCCGTTCGTCGGGGCCGAATGTATTCATCCAGTTTCACGTGGAGGTCGACCGGACCCTGTCGCTGCTCGATGCGCACGAGATTGTCGATGACATCGAGGGCGAGTTGCTGGAACGCTATCCGGGCGCCGAGGTGATCATCCATGCCGACCCGCAAGGTGTGATCGAACGGCGCGACCATTTCGAAAGATAG
- the pdxH gene encoding pyridoxamine 5'-phosphate oxidase, translated as MDPARGTATTQHRCQRSGAAAMSSDTDPYDRFEEWFADARRTEPDVPEAMALATADADGQPDVRMVLLKARGPSEGFVFYTNTESAKGEELAANPRAALCFHWKSLGRQVRVRGVVERVSDEQADAYFDSRDRGSRIGAWASKQSRPLESRFALEKAVASYAARHAVGRIPRPDYWTGFRIVPQAVEFWQHRDHRLHERQLFTRAGDGWTVQWLYP; from the coding sequence TTGGACCCGGCGCGCGGAACCGCTACAACACAGCATCGCTGTCAACGTTCCGGTGCGGCCGCCATGAGTTCCGATACCGATCCCTACGACCGTTTCGAGGAGTGGTTCGCCGATGCGCGCCGCACCGAGCCCGACGTTCCCGAGGCCATGGCGCTGGCCACCGCAGACGCCGATGGTCAACCCGATGTGCGCATGGTGCTGCTGAAGGCGCGCGGCCCGTCGGAGGGCTTCGTGTTCTACACCAACACCGAAAGCGCGAAGGGCGAGGAACTGGCCGCCAACCCGCGCGCTGCGCTGTGCTTCCACTGGAAAAGCCTGGGCCGCCAGGTGCGGGTGCGCGGCGTCGTCGAGCGGGTCTCGGACGAACAGGCCGATGCCTATTTCGACAGCCGCGACCGCGGCAGCCGCATCGGCGCCTGGGCCTCGAAGCAGTCCCGGCCGCTGGAAAGCCGGTTCGCGCTGGAGAAGGCGGTCGCGTCCTATGCCGCGCGCCATGCCGTGGGCAGGATTCCGCGCCCGGATTACTGGACCGGATTCCGCATCGTGCCGCAGGCCGTCGAATTCTGGCAGCACCGCGACCACCGCCTGCACGAGCGCCAGCTGTTCACCCGCGCGGGCGACGGCTGGACGGTGCAATGGCTTTACCCCTGA
- a CDS encoding RT0821/Lpp0805 family surface protein has translation MRIQRLLCLTALSVVLAACASDYREPVSEAPPPPPAPAPQLPPPPPPPPPPTVVPRETGKVAGREVGGAAARFLQAEDQAIMEKATQKALATGTAGKAIKWSNPKTGAGGSITPQPQFSMAGKNCREFQQVVTAGGKRSTGYGTACAAPDGTWLIDENG, from the coding sequence ATGCGTATTCAACGGCTTCTCTGTCTCACAGCCTTGTCCGTGGTGCTGGCGGCCTGCGCCAGCGACTACCGCGAACCGGTGAGCGAAGCGCCGCCGCCGCCGCCCGCGCCCGCGCCCCAGCTTCCCCCGCCGCCACCGCCACCGCCGCCGCCCACTGTGGTGCCGCGCGAGACCGGCAAGGTCGCCGGACGGGAGGTCGGCGGCGCCGCCGCCAGGTTCCTGCAGGCCGAGGATCAGGCGATCATGGAGAAGGCGACCCAGAAGGCGCTGGCCACCGGAACCGCCGGCAAGGCCATCAAGTGGTCCAATCCCAAGACCGGCGCCGGCGGCTCGATCACGCCCCAGCCGCAATTTTCCATGGCTGGCAAGAACTGCCGGGAGTTCCAGCAGGTGGTCACCGCCGGCGGCAAGCGCTCGACCGGCTACGGCACCGCCTGCGCGGCGCCGGACGGCACCTGGCTGATCGACGAGAACGGCTGA
- a CDS encoding peptidoglycan-binding protein produces MRTIAYAVAAAVILAGSPAFAKKKTPEENLEIPMCPQVLGTVAIKDSQNEWWRQYNLGNPAAVIKLIVMKSGCFQLVDRGQGMQMMREERDLMGEDELQRGSDIGKGQMVAADYFVLPDLVTQDSNSGGSAIGAGIGGAIGGGWGAALGGIKTKKLEAQALLTLTNARTGVQELIAEGTYKKTDVSFGFGGGGWGGFGLALAAAGGGYADTDIGKVITLAYVKAYRNMVTQMGGLSGNARMAAPLPAQRLLERTALLSEPRDDAAPVRGLREGMVLHPTGNKSGLFWEVEEPNGDRGWVPSELLELAK; encoded by the coding sequence ATGCGCACGATTGCATACGCCGTGGCGGCGGCCGTCATTCTGGCCGGCAGTCCCGCCTTCGCCAAGAAGAAGACGCCTGAGGAGAATCTTGAAATTCCGATGTGCCCGCAGGTGCTGGGCACGGTCGCCATCAAGGACTCCCAGAACGAGTGGTGGCGCCAGTACAATCTGGGCAACCCGGCGGCGGTGATCAAGCTGATCGTCATGAAGTCGGGCTGCTTCCAGCTGGTCGATCGCGGCCAGGGCATGCAGATGATGCGGGAAGAGCGCGATCTCATGGGCGAGGACGAACTGCAGCGCGGTTCGGACATCGGCAAGGGCCAGATGGTCGCAGCCGACTACTTCGTCCTGCCCGACCTGGTGACCCAGGACAGCAATTCCGGCGGCAGCGCCATCGGCGCGGGCATCGGCGGCGCCATCGGCGGCGGCTGGGGCGCGGCGCTGGGCGGCATCAAGACCAAGAAGCTGGAAGCCCAGGCACTGCTCACCCTGACCAATGCCCGCACCGGTGTGCAGGAGCTGATCGCCGAGGGCACCTACAAGAAAACCGATGTGTCGTTCGGCTTCGGCGGCGGCGGCTGGGGCGGCTTCGGCCTGGCGCTGGCGGCGGCGGGCGGCGGCTACGCCGACACCGACATCGGCAAGGTGATCACGCTCGCCTACGTCAAGGCCTACCGCAATATGGTCACCCAGATGGGCGGCCTGTCGGGCAATGCCAGGATGGCGGCGCCTCTCCCGGCCCAGCGCCTGCTGGAGCGTACCGCGCTGTTGTCCGAGCCGCGCGACGACGCGGCGCCGGTCCGCGGCCTGCGCGAGGGCATGGTCCTGCATCCGACCGGCAACAAGTCCGGCCTGTTCTGGGAAGTCGAGGAGCCCAACGGCGACCGCGGCTGGGTCCCGTCCGAATTGCTCGAGCTGGCGAAATAA
- the fabI gene encoding enoyl-ACP reductase FabI, producing the protein MTPPNGLMTGKRGLIMGVANNRSIAWGIAQRLREHGAELAFTFQGEALERRVRPLADSLGSSLVLECDVTKDEQLDATFAALESAWGTIDFVVHAIAYSDKDQLKGRYVDTTADNFAMTMNISCYSFTAVCQRAEKLMPNGGSLLTLTYYGAEKVLPHYNVMGVAKAALEASVRYLAKDLGEKAIRVNAISAGPIKTLAASGIGDFRYILKWNEYHSPLRRNVTIEEVGGSGLYLLSDLSTGVTGEIHYVDSGYNIIGMKDESAPDIVIGGAVQE; encoded by the coding sequence ATGACCCCACCGAACGGCCTGATGACCGGCAAGCGCGGCCTCATCATGGGTGTGGCGAACAATCGCTCCATCGCCTGGGGCATCGCCCAGAGATTGCGGGAACACGGCGCAGAACTGGCCTTCACCTTTCAGGGCGAAGCGCTGGAGCGGCGCGTGCGGCCGCTGGCGGACTCGCTGGGCAGCTCGCTGGTCCTCGAATGCGACGTCACGAAAGACGAGCAGCTCGACGCCACCTTCGCGGCGCTGGAGAGCGCCTGGGGCACCATCGACTTCGTGGTGCATGCCATCGCCTATTCGGACAAGGACCAGCTGAAGGGCCGGTACGTCGACACGACGGCCGACAACTTCGCCATGACCATGAACATCTCGTGCTATTCGTTCACCGCCGTCTGCCAGCGGGCCGAGAAACTGATGCCCAATGGCGGCAGCCTGCTCACCCTGACCTATTACGGCGCCGAGAAGGTGCTGCCCCATTACAACGTGATGGGCGTGGCCAAGGCGGCGCTGGAAGCCAGCGTGCGCTATCTGGCCAAGGACCTGGGCGAGAAGGCCATCCGGGTCAACGCCATCTCGGCCGGCCCGATCAAGACGCTGGCCGCATCCGGCATCGGCGACTTCCGCTACATCCTGAAGTGGAATGAATACCATTCGCCGCTGCGCCGGAACGTGACCATCGAGGAGGTGGGCGGCTCGGGCCTTTACCTGCTGTCCGACCTGTCGACCGGTGTCACCGGCGAGATCCATTATGTGGACAGCGGCTACAACATCATCGGCATGAAGGACGAATCCGCCCCCGACATCGTGATCGGCGGCGCGGTTCAGGAATAG
- the aroC gene encoding chorismate synthase, protein MSHNSFGHMFRVTTWGESHGPAIGCVVDGTPPGLAVDEAFIQHYLDQRRPGQSRFTTQRREPDAVKILSGVFEGKTTGTPIQLMIENVDQRSKDYGDIAAKYRPGHADYTYLAKYGIRDYRGGGRSSARETASRVAAGAIARKVLGDGIVIRGALVRIGEHAIDPANWDWSITGDNPFWSPDARAAALWEGYLDGIRKAGSSVGAVIEVHASGVPAGWGAPLYAKLDADLAGAMMSINAVKGVEIGSGFEAASLTGEANADEMRAGNDGTPRFLSNKAGGVLGGISTGQDVVVRFAVKPTSSILSPRQTVTVDGEETEIVTKGRHDPCVGIRAVPVGEAMMACVLADHMLRHRGQNG, encoded by the coding sequence ATGTCGCACAATAGTTTCGGCCACATGTTCCGGGTGACAACCTGGGGCGAAAGCCACGGCCCGGCGATCGGTTGCGTGGTCGACGGCACGCCGCCGGGCCTTGCCGTCGACGAGGCGTTCATCCAGCACTATCTCGACCAGCGCCGGCCGGGCCAGTCGCGCTTCACCACCCAGCGGCGCGAACCCGACGCGGTCAAGATCCTGTCCGGCGTGTTCGAGGGCAAGACCACGGGCACGCCGATCCAGTTGATGATCGAGAATGTGGACCAGCGGTCGAAGGACTATGGCGACATTGCCGCCAAGTACAGGCCGGGACATGCCGACTACACCTACTTGGCCAAATACGGCATCCGCGACTACCGCGGCGGCGGCCGCTCGTCGGCGCGCGAGACCGCCTCGCGGGTGGCGGCGGGCGCCATCGCCCGCAAGGTGCTGGGTGACGGCATCGTGATCCGCGGCGCGCTGGTACGGATCGGCGAACATGCCATCGACCCGGCCAACTGGGACTGGAGCATCACCGGCGACAACCCGTTCTGGTCGCCAGACGCCAGGGCCGCCGCGCTGTGGGAAGGCTATCTGGACGGCATCCGCAAGGCCGGCAGTTCGGTGGGCGCGGTGATCGAGGTGCATGCTTCGGGCGTGCCCGCAGGCTGGGGCGCGCCGCTCTATGCCAAGCTGGACGCCGACCTGGCCGGCGCCATGATGAGCATCAACGCGGTCAAGGGCGTCGAGATCGGCAGCGGCTTCGAGGCGGCGTCCCTGACCGGCGAGGCCAACGCCGATGAAATGCGCGCCGGCAACGACGGCACGCCGCGCTTCCTGTCGAACAAGGCGGGCGGCGTCCTGGGCGGAATTTCGACCGGCCAGGATGTGGTGGTGCGCTTCGCGGTCAAGCCGACGTCGTCGATCCTGTCGCCGCGCCAGACCGTGACGGTGGACGGCGAGGAAACCGAGATCGTCACCAAGGGGCGGCACGATCCGTGCGTGGGCATACGCGCCGTGCCGGTGGGCGAGGCCATGATGGCCTGCGTGCTGGCCGACCACATGCTGCGTCACCGCGGTCAGAACGGCTAG